The following are encoded together in the Oceanobacillus zhaokaii genome:
- a CDS encoding SpoVR family protein — translation MTTTKELSRAIEEITEIASGFGLDFYPMRYEICPADIIYTFGAYGMPTRFTHWSFGKQFHRMKLQYDLGLSQIYELVINSNPCYAFLLNTNTLIQNKLIIAHVLAHCDFFKNNVRFSNTRRDMVESMTATAERIADYEMTFGKDEVEKFLDAILSIQEHIDPSIVKSKLPHQENEEEEEEISIRKTAYDDLWNIGERPVEKKKRTSKKDKKFPARPEKDLLLFIEQHSRELEDWQRDILTMMREEMLYFWPQLETKIMNEGWASYWHQRILREMDLTTEETIEFSKLNAGVVQPSRTSINPYYLGIKIFEDIEERYNNPTEEMKRMGYKQNAGREKIFEVREIESDISFIRNYLTKELVQREDLYLFEKKGRDYRITQKDYEQVRDQLVSMRVNGGFPYIVVENGDYARNGELYLMHGYEGTELDLRYLENVLPYIYQLWGRNVHMETVIEDRKVVYMYDGNEVKKRSI, via the coding sequence TTGACAACAACAAAGGAGCTAAGTCGTGCGATCGAGGAGATTACGGAAATTGCCTCTGGATTTGGTCTTGATTTCTATCCGATGCGTTATGAGATTTGTCCAGCAGATATTATTTATACATTTGGAGCATATGGTATGCCGACCCGGTTTACACACTGGAGTTTTGGAAAGCAGTTTCATCGAATGAAACTGCAGTATGATCTTGGATTAAGCCAAATATATGAACTAGTGATTAATTCCAATCCTTGTTATGCATTTTTATTAAATACAAATACGCTAATCCAAAACAAATTAATCATCGCCCATGTGCTTGCCCATTGTGATTTTTTCAAAAATAATGTGCGGTTCTCCAACACGAGGCGCGACATGGTAGAGAGTATGACGGCAACAGCTGAACGAATTGCTGATTACGAAATGACCTTTGGCAAAGATGAAGTGGAAAAATTTCTAGATGCCATTCTTTCCATTCAGGAGCATATTGACCCATCAATTGTAAAATCTAAACTTCCTCACCAAGAGAACGAGGAGGAAGAGGAAGAAATCAGTATTCGGAAGACAGCGTATGATGACCTATGGAATATCGGTGAAAGACCAGTGGAAAAGAAAAAACGAACAAGTAAGAAGGATAAAAAATTTCCAGCCAGACCAGAAAAAGATCTGTTATTGTTTATTGAACAACATAGTCGTGAATTAGAGGATTGGCAGCGCGATATATTAACGATGATGCGTGAAGAAATGCTCTATTTTTGGCCACAGCTTGAAACGAAAATTATGAACGAAGGCTGGGCTTCTTATTGGCACCAACGGATTTTAAGGGAAATGGATTTAACAACGGAAGAAACGATAGAATTCTCGAAGTTAAATGCTGGAGTTGTTCAGCCCTCACGTACCTCAATTAACCCGTACTATCTTGGAATTAAAATATTTGAGGATATTGAGGAGCGCTATAATAATCCTACAGAAGAGATGAAGCGCATGGGTTATAAGCAAAATGCTGGCAGGGAGAAGATATTTGAAGTAAGGGAGATTGAATCTGATATTTCCTTTATCCGGAACTATTTGACAAAGGAATTGGTTCAACGGGAGGATTTATATTTATTTGAGAAAAAGGGCAGAGACTACCGCATAACACAGAAAGATTATGAGCAGGTACGCGATCAATTAGTTTCGATGCGGGTAAATGGTGGTTTCCCATATATTGTAGTCGAAAATGGGGACTATGCTCGAAACGGGGAATTATATTTAATGCATGGGTATGAAGGGACAGAGCTGGATCTTCGGTATTTGGAAAATGTGCTTCCATATATTTATCAGCTGTGGGGAAGAAATGTGCATATGGAAACGGTAATCGAGGATAGAAAAGTCGTTTATATGTACGATGGAAATGAAGTGAAAAAACGGAGTATATAG
- a CDS encoding Cof-type HAD-IIB family hydrolase, giving the protein MVKLIALDLDGTTLNEESKISQQNLEAIKFAQKNGIEVVIATGRAYFDVQNTFENTGIKTWIIGANGATIHHPNGELFFDIPLDKQDAFEIMSWLEEENYYYEVFSNHSIYTPQNGRELLAIEIDRAKSANSDNQIENLKNSAQIQFSQTGFSFINSYKDLLKKDADYYNILAFTFDEEKLKMGREKFRNRKDLTLVSSAKHNFELEHKDASKGNALKILANKLGINIADTAAVGDSYNDLSMLRIAGKSAAMGNADQEIKDSCHEVTLSNREDGVAHFIYSLLNESMNVH; this is encoded by the coding sequence ATGGTAAAATTAATTGCGCTAGATTTAGATGGAACAACATTAAACGAAGAAAGTAAGATTAGCCAACAAAATTTAGAGGCTATCAAGTTTGCACAGAAAAATGGGATTGAGGTAGTTATTGCCACAGGTCGTGCGTATTTTGATGTCCAGAATACTTTTGAAAATACAGGAATCAAAACTTGGATTATTGGAGCCAATGGCGCGACGATTCATCACCCTAACGGTGAACTTTTTTTCGATATTCCACTTGATAAGCAAGACGCATTTGAAATCATGAGCTGGCTTGAAGAGGAGAATTATTATTATGAAGTTTTCAGTAATCATTCCATCTACACACCGCAAAATGGGCGCGAGCTTTTGGCAATTGAAATCGATCGAGCGAAAAGTGCAAACAGTGATAATCAGATTGAAAATCTAAAGAATTCTGCGCAAATCCAATTTAGTCAAACTGGTTTTTCATTTATTAATTCATATAAAGACCTGCTCAAGAAAGATGCAGATTACTATAATATCCTAGCTTTTACATTTGATGAGGAAAAGCTGAAAATGGGCAGGGAAAAATTTAGGAACAGGAAAGATTTAACACTTGTTAGTTCTGCCAAACATAATTTTGAATTAGAACATAAAGATGCATCAAAAGGTAATGCTCTAAAAATACTCGCAAATAAGTTGGGTATCAATATAGCTGATACTGCTGCAGTAGGTGATAGCTATAATGATCTGTCAATGTTGCGAATTGCTGGAAAAAGTGCAGCAATGGGAAATGCAGACCAAGAAATAAAAGATTCCTGCCATGAAGTAACCCTCTCCAATCGGGAAGATGGAGTTGCACATTTTATTTATTCATTGCTAAACGAAAGCATGAACGTCCATTAA
- a CDS encoding AAA family ATPase yields the protein MFLKRITLQHENIPSYHEYPFSIPSIKSFDRLDLNWNVTFFVGENGSGKSTLLEAIADKCEFNTAGGNRNNSYAVHAALSDYVTLSWMPKVTNGFFLRAESFYHFATHVDDTDMNGYKYYGGRSLHEQSHGESHLSLFLNRFKGKAIYLLDEPEAALSPQRQLAFLRIIHDLTVDGDCQFIIATLSPILLGYPDATNWCFDDGRIEELEYEMTDHYIITRYFLENRERFLKDILED from the coding sequence ATGTTTCTAAAGAGAATTACACTCCAGCATGAAAATATTCCTTCCTATCATGAATATCCATTTTCTATTCCATCAATTAAGAGCTTTGACAGACTTGATTTAAATTGGAATGTCACCTTTTTTGTTGGTGAAAATGGTTCGGGTAAATCTACTTTACTCGAAGCGATTGCAGATAAGTGCGAATTCAATACAGCAGGTGGAAACAGAAATAATAGTTATGCTGTGCATGCTGCTTTAAGTGATTATGTCACACTATCCTGGATGCCCAAAGTTACGAATGGATTTTTTCTCCGTGCAGAATCCTTCTATCATTTCGCAACACATGTTGATGATACGGATATGAATGGATATAAATATTATGGCGGACGTTCGTTACATGAGCAATCTCATGGTGAATCCCATCTTTCGCTATTTCTTAACCGATTTAAAGGGAAAGCGATTTATTTATTAGATGAGCCAGAAGCCGCGCTATCTCCACAACGTCAATTGGCTTTTTTAAGAATCATTCACGATTTAACGGTCGATGGTGATTGTCAATTTATTATTGCAACCCTTTCACCGATTTTATTAGGCTATCCTGATGCGACAAACTGGTGCTTTGATGATGGCCGCATCGAGGAACTCGAATACGAGATGACCGATCATTATATAATTACGAGATACTTTTTAGAAAATAGAGAGCGATTTTTAAAAGATATATTGGAGGATTGA
- a CDS encoding PrkA family serine protein kinase: MSILNKVKNYREEERRLRWEGTFADYLEIIKDKPEVAQTAHSRVFNMIKDSGIEKKDGKKIYEFFSDEIFGLEEAIERLVEEYFHPAAKRLDVRKRILLLMGPVSGGKSTIVSLLKRGLEEFSRTDAGAVYAIKGCPMHEDPLHLIPQHLREEFFEEYGIRIEGNLSPLNTMRLEQEYNGKIEDVIIERIFFSEDKRVGIGTFSPSDPKSQDIADLTGSIDFSTIAEFGSESDPRAYRFDGELNKANRGMMEFQEILKSDEKFLWHLLSLTQEGNFKAGRFALISADELIVAHTNESEYRSFIANKKNEALHSRIIVMPIPYNLRVSEEEKIYEKMIKSSDMAHVHIAPRALRVAAIFSILTRLKESKKQGIDLVKKMRLYDGENVEGFNKIDLEELQKEYSDEGMNGIDPRYVINRISSTIIRKEVPSINALDVLRSLKDGLEQHPSISKEDRDKFINYIAVARKEYDEIAKKEVQKAFVYSYEESAKSLMNNYLDNVEAFCNKNKLRDPLTGEEMNPDEKLMRSIEEQIGISENAKKAFREEILIRLSAFARKGQRFDYNSHERLREAIQKKLFADLKDVVKITTSSQTPDESQLKKVNEVIARLIDEYGYNSTSANELLRYVGSLLNR, from the coding sequence ATGAGTATATTAAATAAAGTAAAGAATTATCGAGAAGAAGAACGACGCTTACGATGGGAAGGCACATTTGCAGATTATTTAGAGATTATTAAGGATAAACCTGAGGTGGCGCAAACTGCTCATTCACGCGTTTTCAATATGATTAAGGATTCTGGTATAGAGAAGAAGGATGGAAAAAAAATCTATGAATTCTTTAGCGATGAAATATTTGGTCTAGAGGAAGCGATTGAACGTTTAGTAGAAGAATATTTTCACCCAGCAGCTAAAAGGCTTGATGTGCGCAAGCGAATCTTGTTATTGATGGGACCGGTTAGTGGAGGTAAATCCACAATTGTCAGTCTATTAAAGCGTGGTTTAGAGGAATTTTCTCGAACAGATGCGGGTGCGGTTTATGCGATTAAAGGCTGCCCGATGCATGAAGATCCTTTGCATTTGATTCCACAACATTTACGTGAAGAATTTTTTGAGGAATATGGAATTCGAATTGAGGGGAATTTGTCTCCATTAAATACGATGCGCTTGGAACAAGAATATAATGGAAAGATAGAAGATGTTATAATCGAGCGTATCTTTTTTTCAGAAGATAAGCGCGTAGGTATTGGTACATTTAGCCCGTCCGATCCTAAATCACAAGATATTGCTGACTTAACAGGAAGTATTGACTTTTCGACGATAGCGGAATTTGGTTCGGAGTCAGACCCAAGAGCTTACCGTTTTGATGGAGAGTTAAATAAGGCCAACCGTGGAATGATGGAGTTCCAAGAGATTTTAAAATCCGATGAAAAATTTCTTTGGCACCTGTTATCGCTTACGCAGGAAGGGAATTTTAAAGCGGGTCGATTCGCCCTTATCAGTGCTGACGAATTGATTGTAGCACATACTAACGAATCAGAGTATCGCTCCTTTATAGCTAATAAAAAGAATGAAGCATTACATTCAAGAATTATTGTTATGCCGATACCATATAATCTACGTGTGAGTGAAGAAGAAAAGATTTATGAAAAAATGATTAAAAGCAGTGATATGGCACATGTCCATATTGCTCCAAGAGCACTTAGGGTTGCAGCGATTTTCTCTATTTTGACTCGGTTAAAGGAGTCGAAGAAGCAGGGAATTGATCTAGTTAAGAAAATGCGGTTATATGATGGAGAAAACGTTGAAGGATTCAATAAAATCGATCTGGAAGAACTGCAGAAGGAGTATTCCGACGAAGGAATGAACGGGATTGATCCACGTTATGTAATCAATCGAATTTCATCGACGATTATTCGTAAAGAGGTTCCATCTATTAACGCACTTGATGTCCTGCGATCATTAAAGGATGGGCTGGAGCAGCATCCATCAATTTCAAAAGAAGATCGGGATAAATTTATTAATTATATTGCTGTTGCTCGTAAGGAGTATGATGAGATTGCGAAGAAGGAAGTACAGAAGGCATTTGTTTATTCTTATGAAGAATCTGCGAAGAGCTTAATGAATAATTATTTGGACAATGTCGAAGCATTTTGTAATAAGAATAAGCTCCGCGACCCACTTACAGGGGAAGAGATGAATCCTGATGAGAAGCTGATGCGTTCGATTGAAGAACAAATTGGTATCTCCGAAAATGCGAAGAAGGCATTCCGTGAAGAAATTCTCATTCGACTTTCCGCTTTTGCTCGAAAAGGACAGCGATTTGATTATAATTCTCATGAACGATTACGAGAAGCCATCCAGAAGAAATTATTCGCGGATTTAAAGGATGTAGTAAAGATTACGACATCTTCTCAAACACCAGATGAATCACAGCTGAAGAAAGTTAACGAAGTGATTGCAAGATTGATTGACGAATATGGCTATAATTCTACTTCTGCTAATGAATTACTTCGTTATGTTGGTAGTTTGTTAAATCGATAA
- the yhbH gene encoding sporulation protein YhbH, producing the protein MQDKQEQNFVVSQENWSLHRKGYQDQQRHAEKVQEAIRNNLPDLISEENIIMSNGRDVIKIPIRSLDEYKIRYNYDKSKQVGQGNGDSEVGDVIAREPGEGDNGQGKGRQAGDKAGSDYYETEVSIAEVEEALFKDLELPNLQKKEQAEITTEKIEFNDVRNKGLMGNIDKKRTILTAIRRNAREGRPGITPIYNDDLRFKTWNEVIKPESKAVVLAMMDTSASMGTFEKYMARSFFFWMTKFLRSKYETVEISFIAHHTEAKVVSEEDFFTKGESGGTICSSAYRKALELIEEEYNPSRYNIYPFHFSDGENITSDNPKCIHLVKEIMNVSAMFGYGEVNGYNRYSTLMNAYKTIDDPKFRHYILKEKRDVYHAMKSFFIKETVES; encoded by the coding sequence GTGCAGGATAAGCAAGAACAGAACTTTGTTGTCTCCCAGGAAAACTGGTCTCTCCATCGCAAAGGCTATCAAGATCAACAACGTCATGCTGAAAAGGTTCAGGAAGCCATACGTAATAATTTACCAGATCTCATTAGTGAAGAGAATATTATTATGTCAAATGGCCGCGATGTAATTAAAATTCCAATCCGTTCATTAGATGAATACAAGATTCGTTATAACTATGATAAATCGAAACAAGTTGGCCAAGGTAATGGAGATAGTGAAGTAGGGGATGTCATTGCCCGTGAACCAGGTGAAGGTGATAATGGTCAAGGAAAAGGGCGTCAAGCAGGTGACAAGGCAGGATCAGATTATTATGAAACAGAGGTTTCAATCGCTGAAGTAGAGGAGGCACTTTTTAAAGATTTAGAGCTGCCAAACTTACAGAAAAAGGAACAAGCAGAGATTACGACTGAAAAAATAGAATTTAATGATGTGCGAAATAAAGGACTTATGGGTAATATTGATAAAAAGCGTACAATTTTAACTGCAATTCGCAGAAATGCCCGAGAAGGAAGACCAGGAATTACACCGATTTATAATGATGATTTACGTTTCAAAACATGGAATGAAGTCATCAAACCGGAATCGAAAGCAGTTGTACTGGCAATGATGGATACGAGTGCATCGATGGGAACGTTTGAGAAATATATGGCTAGAAGCTTCTTTTTCTGGATGACAAAATTTTTGCGATCCAAATATGAGACAGTAGAGATATCATTTATTGCCCACCATACGGAAGCGAAGGTTGTATCTGAAGAGGATTTCTTCACGAAAGGGGAAAGTGGTGGGACAATTTGCTCGTCTGCCTATCGAAAAGCATTAGAGCTTATCGAAGAAGAGTATAATCCATCTCGTTATAATATTTATCCATTCCACTTTTCTGATGGTGAGAATATTACTTCTGATAATCCAAAATGTATCCATCTAGTAAAAGAAATTATGAATGTTTCTGCAATGTTTGGCTACGGTGAGGTTAATGGCTATAACCGTTATTCGACTTTAATGAATGCATATAAAACAATTGATGACCCGAAATTTCGACATTATATATTAAAAGAAAAACGTGATGTATATCATGCAATGAAAAGCTTTTTCATTAAAGAAACAGTTGAAAGCTAG
- a CDS encoding Ppx/GppA family phosphatase — protein MKKKYYSIIDIGSNTMRLVIYTKDKSGRLHEFENTKAVARLRNYLNSDNTLSDKGIARMVNTLRSFKEVVDTYELNELVCVATATIRQAKNNQAIKEIVKKEVGWEMQILSEKEEAYYGYLAVVNSTSISEGITVDIGGGSTEITYFKNRRLVDSHSFPFGALTLKDCLTGNKSMEKKLVNLRAYLFEQFNTLDWLADKQLPLIGIGGSARNLAQIHQSREHYPLAGLHQYQMNDSDIAETTSFLSSLSDEELRKVEGLSDDRIDTIVPAANVFLCLYQIIDAKTFVLSRKGLRDGVFYERLTDHLESPLYPNVLEDSIEDLVHKYNLNETQIQHVQFLTKKLLQELQINGLGSLTGHDWELLDRACRVYNLGQYIDSESSAQHTFYLLANRTIDGLMHINRLKLALIASFKNKTVFNQFIEPFHNWFLKKERKKLCTLGALLKFTYSLDATKRQVVQDFDFSISKGAIKLTLFCNSDFMPEEYQANKQKKHLEKALHNNIELKFVRS, from the coding sequence ATGAAGAAAAAATATTATTCAATAATTGATATTGGTTCAAATACAATGAGACTCGTTATATATACAAAAGATAAATCCGGTCGCTTACATGAATTCGAAAATACGAAGGCTGTTGCAAGATTACGCAATTATCTTAATTCGGATAATACACTTTCGGATAAAGGTATCGCACGAATGGTCAATACATTGCGAAGCTTTAAGGAAGTCGTCGATACATACGAGCTAAATGAACTTGTCTGTGTAGCAACGGCAACAATTAGACAAGCAAAAAATAACCAAGCAATTAAAGAAATAGTAAAAAAGGAAGTAGGCTGGGAGATGCAGATTCTATCTGAGAAGGAAGAAGCCTATTATGGTTACCTAGCCGTTGTTAATTCAACATCGATTTCTGAGGGTATCACAGTAGATATCGGTGGCGGCAGTACGGAGATTACATATTTTAAGAATCGTCGACTTGTTGATTCTCATAGTTTTCCTTTTGGAGCATTAACACTGAAGGACTGCTTAACTGGCAACAAATCCATGGAAAAGAAACTTGTTAATTTACGTGCCTATTTATTTGAGCAATTTAACACATTAGACTGGCTGGCAGATAAGCAACTACCTTTAATTGGAATAGGTGGAAGTGCACGTAATCTTGCTCAAATTCACCAATCACGGGAACACTATCCGCTTGCTGGACTTCATCAATATCAAATGAATGACAGCGATATCGCTGAAACTACATCCTTTCTTTCCTCTTTATCTGATGAAGAGCTTAGAAAAGTCGAGGGGTTATCTGATGATCGAATCGATACGATAGTACCAGCAGCAAATGTGTTTCTTTGTCTTTATCAAATTATTGATGCGAAAACGTTTGTACTTAGTAGAAAGGGATTGCGTGATGGCGTGTTTTATGAACGGTTAACCGATCATTTGGAATCTCCTCTGTATCCTAATGTACTTGAGGACAGCATTGAAGATTTAGTTCATAAGTATAATTTAAATGAAACACAAATTCAGCATGTTCAATTTTTAACTAAGAAGCTGCTTCAAGAGCTGCAAATTAACGGACTAGGTTCTTTAACTGGACATGATTGGGAATTGCTAGACCGTGCCTGTCGTGTATATAATCTAGGGCAATATATTGATTCTGAATCTAGTGCACAACATACCTTCTACCTGCTTGCAAACCGAACAATCGATGGACTGATGCATATTAATCGTTTGAAATTAGCATTAATAGCATCCTTTAAGAATAAAACGGTATTTAATCAATTTATTGAACCTTTTCACAATTGGTTTTTAAAAAAGGAAAGAAAAAAGCTATGTACATTAGGTGCACTCCTTAAGTTCACTTATTCTTTAGATGCTACAAAACGACAGGTTGTTCAAGACTTTGATTTTTCAATTAGTAAAGGTGCAATAAAACTTACGCTTTTCTGTAACAGTGACTTTATGCCTGAGGAATATCAAGCAAATAAACAAAAAAAACATCTAGAAAAAGCACTTCATAATAATATTGAGCTAAAATTTGTGCGGAGTTAG
- a CDS encoding MBL fold metallo-hydrolase: MLLRYFYDEKLSHASYLVGCQEKGVTVIIDPMRNITPYIQVTETEDMKIVGSLETHIHADFVTGSRELADQFGARLYLSDEGDVDWTYQNLESIDHQLLKDGDQFNIGNLVFDVMHTPGHTPESISFLLTDSGANINKPMGIFTGDFVFVGDIGRPDLLEKAAGLEGTAASGAMAMYQSLKRFKSLPDYLQVWPAHGAGSACGKALGAVPSSTVGYEKQFNWALNVEDETAFIHELLHGQSEPPTYFSIMKQVNKLGIELIKDTPVINVISSLVDIQKLLSEEQQVIDTRAPQLFAASHLPGTINIPFRQSFTNWAGWLVDYSKPLFLLASPGNIQEIQIALHSIGIDQIAGYADVEEIINTAPEASLESYENITPNETKKLIDNQEVYILDVRNQSEWNDGHIEQAQHIMLGKLPKRISELNQDKKIIVHCKTGFRSAIAVSILQSSGIHNVANMTGGYLAWKADTPVLGASHSPIFVKS; the protein is encoded by the coding sequence ATGCTATTACGTTATTTTTATGATGAGAAACTATCACATGCATCTTATTTAGTCGGTTGTCAGGAAAAAGGCGTCACAGTTATCATTGATCCCATGCGCAATATTACTCCATATATTCAAGTAACAGAGACTGAAGATATGAAAATCGTTGGCTCACTAGAAACGCATATACATGCTGATTTCGTAACTGGGTCAAGAGAACTTGCCGATCAATTCGGAGCAAGACTCTACCTTTCTGATGAAGGTGATGTTGATTGGACATACCAGAATTTAGAATCAATCGACCATCAATTACTAAAGGATGGAGATCAATTTAATATTGGAAATTTAGTCTTTGACGTGATGCACACACCTGGACATACACCGGAGAGCATTTCCTTCCTCCTGACTGACAGCGGTGCAAATATAAATAAACCAATGGGCATTTTTACAGGAGATTTTGTTTTTGTTGGAGACATCGGTCGCCCTGATTTATTAGAAAAGGCTGCTGGGCTTGAAGGTACGGCAGCGTCTGGGGCAATGGCAATGTATCAATCACTTAAACGCTTTAAATCATTACCCGATTATTTACAAGTTTGGCCAGCACATGGCGCAGGAAGTGCCTGTGGAAAAGCACTTGGTGCGGTACCGTCATCAACCGTTGGGTATGAAAAGCAATTTAACTGGGCACTGAATGTGGAAGACGAAACAGCTTTCATTCACGAATTACTTCATGGACAATCCGAACCTCCAACCTATTTTTCTATAATGAAGCAGGTAAATAAGCTTGGAATTGAATTAATAAAAGACACTCCTGTAATAAATGTAATTTCCTCCCTAGTAGACATTCAAAAATTGCTGTCAGAAGAACAACAAGTAATTGATACACGTGCACCGCAATTATTCGCTGCAAGCCACCTACCTGGGACAATTAATATTCCGTTCAGACAATCATTTACGAATTGGGCTGGTTGGCTTGTCGATTATAGTAAACCACTATTCTTATTAGCTAGTCCAGGTAACATTCAGGAAATCCAAATTGCTCTCCACTCGATTGGAATCGATCAGATTGCTGGATATGCTGATGTTGAAGAGATCATAAACACTGCTCCCGAGGCGTCATTAGAATCTTATGAAAACATTACACCAAATGAAACGAAAAAACTTATAGATAATCAAGAAGTATATATACTTGATGTGCGTAATCAATCCGAATGGAACGATGGGCATATTGAACAGGCACAGCATATCATGCTTGGTAAACTTCCGAAGCGAATCAGTGAATTAAACCAAGATAAGAAAATTATTGTCCATTGCAAGACTGGTTTCCGTTCAGCCATCGCTGTAAGTATACTGCAATCAAGCGGTATCCATAATGTCGCCAATATGACAGGTGGTTACTTAGCATGGAAAGCCGACACACCTGTGTTGGGTGCCAGTCACTCACCGATTTTTGTCAAATCTTGA